In a genomic window of Dyadobacter fermentans DSM 18053:
- the rpe gene encoding ribulose-phosphate 3-epimerase: protein MAEIAPSILAADFANLQRDVEMINNSSAGYIHVDIMDGMFVPNISFGLPVCEAIHRHAKKPLDVHLMIEQPDRYLEAFRNAGASGITVHYEACPHLHRTIQHIKELGAEPGVALNPHTPVEVLSEIMGDVSLILIMSVNPGFGGQKFIENTYKKIATLDRYRKEFGYNFKIEVDGGVNLNNAPRLVREGVDILVAGSFVFTSPDPAKTIAELGNS from the coding sequence ATGGCTGAAATTGCCCCTTCCATACTCGCCGCGGATTTTGCGAACCTGCAACGCGACGTCGAAATGATCAATAACAGTTCCGCAGGTTACATTCATGTGGATATCATGGACGGCATGTTTGTGCCGAACATTTCATTCGGGTTACCCGTGTGCGAAGCCATTCACCGGCATGCCAAAAAGCCGCTGGATGTGCACCTGATGATCGAGCAGCCCGACCGCTACCTCGAAGCATTCCGCAATGCGGGCGCGTCGGGGATTACGGTACATTATGAGGCTTGTCCGCATTTGCACCGCACGATCCAGCACATTAAAGAGCTTGGTGCGGAACCGGGCGTGGCGCTCAACCCGCATACACCCGTGGAAGTGCTGAGCGAAATCATGGGCGATGTTTCGCTCATCCTGATCATGTCCGTGAACCCTGGTTTCGGCGGGCAGAAATTCATTGAGAATACATATAAGAAGATCGCGACGCTCGACCGTTACCGCAAAGAATTTGGCTACAATTTCAAGATTGAGGTCGATGGCGGCGTTAATCTCAACAATGCCCCCCGACTCGTACGCGAAGGTGTCGATATCCTGGTGGCCGGAAGCTTCGTTTTCACGTCGCCCGATCCGGCAAAGACGATCGCCGAGCTGGGCAATAGCTAG
- a CDS encoding Uma2 family endonuclease, translating to MKTIIDGAVSINKEYTQIINGKEIDLPCPKMPHQRAITQLLYVLYDHLKTHQLGTLCRIPYDVIFKENFNVLQPDLFFVSKERENILQEAVHSMPKLVIEVVSPEMHYIDTVVKKDIYESYGVPECWLVLPEKIGIEIYALVNGR from the coding sequence ATGAAAACTATTATTGACGGAGCAGTTTCCATTAACAAAGAATATACACAGATTATCAACGGCAAAGAAATTGATTTGCCATGCCCGAAAATGCCGCATCAGCGAGCCATAACACAGCTCCTGTACGTACTTTACGATCACTTGAAGACCCATCAATTGGGAACGCTTTGTCGTATCCCTTACGACGTAATCTTTAAAGAAAACTTCAATGTCCTCCAACCTGATTTATTTTTCGTATCAAAAGAGCGTGAGAATATTTTGCAGGAAGCGGTTCACAGCATGCCTAAGCTTGTCATCGAGGTTGTTTCACCTGAAATGCATTACATAGATACTGTCGTCAAAAAAGACATCTACGAAAGCTACGGCGTACCCGAATGCTGGCTCGTTTTGCCGGAAAAAATTGGCATTGAAATATATGCCCTGGTCAATGGCCGTTAA